GAAACCAATAGGGGCCGTCCCCATTGCTGCCGACTCCGCCCGTTGCCTCAAGAAGGCCATTGATATAGATGCTGTATTGCCCTGGAATTTTCACCAACGCCACATGCTGCCAAGCGTCAATTTCGACGCCGGTTGCCAATGTATATGGCATTTCAGAGTTGAAGCTCATGTTCCAATACAGAACGCCTAGCGATTCGGTTAAAGATAATCCTATGCCCGACCAACCGCTAAGTCCGAACACCGACGAGCCGATAATAGGCATGTCCGGTCTCATGAACATCTCCACCGTATAGCTCGTGCCCAGAAACATGTCCTGGCCGTTGCTCAAATCGACATATGCCCCTCCACCGCCCATGTGAATCGAGCCGGTGTTTGCAGCTCCGGTTTGCGGCACGGTCGCGGCGGATACATTCGTGCTCCAGCCTTGTGCATGCTCTGTATCTCCGATGCCCGGATCATGATAATAGAAACCTGTCAGGTCTCCATTGTATCTACCGGTTTCATCCACCGCAGTTCCGCCGCCCCCGTCCTCGAATCGCCAATATCCGACCACGCCGCCATCCGCGGGAACAATACCGCGTAATACCGCCAAAATAAAAACACTGACGGTGACGTATTTTCCTAATTTCACAGGTCCCCCTGTCTGATGAACACGCGATAGCCGCGCGCCGGAGCGCTGAGTGCCGCATTTCCGCTTCCGTCGGTCTGCACGGTCACGTTGGCGTTGATGAAATCCACCAAGTTGGTGTTGGCCCAGCCAGTATTCACGGTGTTGGAAAGCGTCATGGCTGCATGATCATTCAGAACTAGAATACAACCCGGCTTTGTTCCGTTGCCCGTGCGTTTAAGGATGAAAAGGTCGTTTGTGTTCGCCGTGGAAAGATAAGTGGATGAACCGGAAGCGAACCTCCACCGGGCATCAATCAACCGATCTATCTCGTTTGTCAACGGCGTCCCAGTCCAGCCGTCATCAATGGCATCATTCGGAGGATTCGGATCCGCGTATGGGCCGACGAAATAGTCATTGTATGCCACCATTGGCACGCCTTCGGAAATAAGGATAAACGCATAGGCCATGGCCTTGTCCTTCGTTATGCCAGTCTTGGCAGGCGAACCCTCGCCATAGGGTCTGATCTTGTCATGATCCCCCGCAAGCGTCACCGCCCATTGGGGGTTGACAGCTTGAAGCCCAGCAGACCGGAGGAGGCTCATCTTGAATGTGCCGTTGAAGTTACACATGTCCTCCAAGTGGAAGTACAGACGCTGGTCAAACATGGCCGCGCGGCGGTCGGTGAGTTCGATCCATGTCTCGAATTCTTCGACCGTAGCTTGCTCGCTGTCCGCCCAAAACTCCATGACGCTGAATTGATCCTTCATGGCGGGGGCGCTCATCAGTTCGGAGATGAACCATGGCTCGATGTTCTGGGCCACGTCCCAGCGGTAGCCGCGATAGCCTGCCTTGCCACTGGCCCAGGTCGCCCAGTTTTTTAGGCCGTGCCGCTGATAAGGGTGCCGCTGGCTCACATCCGCCGAAGTCGCCGAAGCGTCCCATGCATTCACGCCGTCGGGGTTGCCATAATTCGCATCATAACTGAAGGGTTGGTTGCCGTAGTTCACGTTGAAATATTGGTTTGTATTGTTGCCCGCCGGGTCCGGCTTCTCGAATATCTCGTGGTACTCCGGCTGGTAGTTGTAGCGA
The genomic region above belongs to Deltaproteobacteria bacterium and contains:
- a CDS encoding PEP-CTERM sorting domain-containing protein; the encoded protein is MKLGKYVTVSVFILAVLRGIVPADGGVVGYWRFEDGGGGTAVDETGRYNGDLTGFYYHDPGIGDTEHAQGWSTNVSAATVPQTGAANTGSIHMGGGGAYVDLSNGQDMFLGTSYTVEMFMRPDMPIIGSSVFGLSGWSGIGLSLTESLGVLYWNMSFNSEMPYTLATGVEIDAWQHVALVKIPGQYSIYINGLLEATGGVGSNGDGPYWFPGTDNSGDRVIGGDSGTFRGWLDEFRISDTALTPDQFLCAIPEPSTLGLMLLGAAGLAWRRRM